ACCCCCGGGATGCTGAGGTGGGTGAAAGGATAATGTGAAGCATTGGCCGGCAGAACCCCATAGGAGGGGTGATGCGGTGAATGATGATTGTCGTCTGAGGGGATGTTGATGGATAAAAGCGACATGAGTCCTTACCATCCCCAAGAACTCAACCTATGAAGGGATATTGATGGATAACAGGCCAGGGGCTCCATCCTGAAGCCTGAGTGGAGAATACCCATGAATGAATCAGGTCTCATTGCAAGATCGGAAAGGTTCCTTGAAAGTATAAAATCCAGGCCCGTCACACTGGACGAGATAAGGTCACGTGAGGGTTTCTTCAAAATTTACAGGTACCTGAGGGGGAACCTTGATGAACTTCAGGACCTCAAGGAGACCATGGAGCTCAGGGGCTTCAAGTATCCCTTCCGTTCAATATCAGGTTACGGTGCACAGTACTCCGGTGAAGTTGCAGAGGACATACATGACATTAAAAGGCACGCCCAGTACTTCAGGATGAAGGCTTCTGCCAAGAAGAACCTCCTTGACAGGGTTAACTCTGCGATATCATCCCACAGGATAGCCCTGGGTAACCTCGAGGAGTACGGTCTCCTCAGGTGCAGCGAGTGCTCAAGGCTGATGCGGCTTGGTGAATTTGAACTGGATGATATACATGATGGGATGGAGTGCCCCTGTGGTTCAGGTTCCCTTGAACCGGTTTTCAGTTCATCGGCAATCTGCAGGGTTGAGATAATACCATACCTCCCCCTCTCAGGGGACTACATGGTTAAGATGTCCGAGCTGAGCCTCTGGGCCAGGGAGGCCTTCAAGAAGATAATGCGGCTCTTTAAGAATGAGAAGAAGGGGGCCGTGAAATCAGCCACCCTGGTGATAAGGGTCCTTGAGGACGGCCGCTGGATAAGGAGAAGAATCACCATTGACAGCGATGACGATGATTATGAGAGGATGCTCCGGGAGAAGTATGGGCCGGATGTTAGAATCGAGTTCATGCAGTTCCACAGGAAAAAGTCGAGTATAATCAATGACCGCTACACCCGGGCTTCCCTTGCAATCGCCTACGCAGGACTGTCCTATGACATAATAAGGGAAATAAGGGATGATGTCTACCATGAGAGGCTCGGGGACTATGAATCCGTCAGGAGAT
The sequence above is drawn from the Methanothermobacter wolfeii genome and encodes:
- a CDS encoding DUF530 domain-containing protein, with amino-acid sequence MNESGLIARSERFLESIKSRPVTLDEIRSREGFFKIYRYLRGNLDELQDLKETMELRGFKYPFRSISGYGAQYSGEVAEDIHDIKRHAQYFRMKASAKKNLLDRVNSAISSHRIALGNLEEYGLLRCSECSRLMRLGEFELDDIHDGMECPCGSGSLEPVFSSSAICRVEIIPYLPLSGDYMVKMSELSLWAREAFKKIMRLFKNEKKGAVKSATLVIRVLEDGRWIRRRITIDSDDDDYERMLREKYGPDVRIEFMQFHRKKSSIINDRYTRASLAIAYAGLSYDIIREIRDDVYHERLGDYESVRRYREMVFEARTYSPEFTGSEDELREIRIQKLHQLLHDSGLAGPDGGLIPSLERDLKAMDRIKRELFRDVPVNLVLWDVARYYLGTSYDRRSKYSGPFPNLRPVLDRNQARTFNEFSEGAVELLNRYWMDGMVYIENLGDVLLKKFEIEEKMKGLHMKPNPAAFGAAVLHMEAGLDMDLCAGLFNVTVDELLHEKASIENLGKPSTDKARMFLDIIKGD